The following coding sequences lie in one Micromonospora sp. R77 genomic window:
- a CDS encoding HAD family phosphatase produces MALILPPGEFRAYLFDCDGTIVDSMPVHHRAWCGALDEWGCEFPEELFYAWGGRPVADIVVDLNSRHGLAMPVDLVAARREELYQRFLPELTAVPEVLAHIEDAYGRVPFAVVSGSTRESVTASLTALGLLDRFETLVCAGDYTRAKPDPAGFLLAARRLGVPPEHCLVFEDTDLGVQAATAAGMASVRVPHPWERAAAVRPV; encoded by the coding sequence ATGGCCCTGATCCTGCCGCCCGGCGAGTTCCGCGCATACCTCTTCGACTGCGACGGCACGATCGTCGACTCGATGCCGGTGCACCACCGCGCCTGGTGCGGGGCGCTGGACGAGTGGGGCTGCGAGTTTCCCGAGGAGCTCTTCTACGCCTGGGGCGGCCGGCCGGTCGCCGACATCGTGGTCGACCTCAACTCCCGGCACGGGCTCGCCATGCCCGTCGACCTGGTGGCCGCCCGTCGCGAGGAGCTCTACCAGCGGTTCCTGCCCGAGCTGACGGCTGTGCCGGAGGTGCTGGCGCACATCGAGGACGCGTACGGGCGGGTGCCGTTCGCGGTCGTCTCGGGCAGCACCCGCGAGTCGGTCACCGCCTCGCTGACGGCACTGGGACTGCTCGACCGGTTCGAGACGCTGGTCTGCGCCGGCGACTACACCCGGGCCAAGCCCGATCCGGCCGGTTTCCTGCTCGCCGCCCGGCGGCTGGGCGTACCGCCGGAGCACTGCCTGGTCTTCGAGGACACCGACCTCGGCGTGCAGGCCGCGACGGCGGCCGGCATGGCATCGGTACGCGTACCGCACCCGTGGGAGCGGGCGGCCGCGGTACGTCCGGTGTGA
- a CDS encoding GNAT family N-acetyltransferase, with product MESIRTARADELTEVQRIEVASGAPFREIGMTEVADMPPLPLDVLVAAQRVGCVRVAVDEADRPVAFVVVDLVDGCAHVQQLSVDPGYARRGIGRRLLDEVAGWAAGQGRPALTLTTFRSVPWNGPYYVRCGFRELTGAEVTPGLIGLLAAEAALGLDPADRIAMRRPVG from the coding sequence GTGGAGAGCATCAGGACGGCGCGGGCGGACGAGTTGACCGAGGTGCAGCGGATCGAGGTGGCCTCCGGGGCGCCGTTCCGGGAGATCGGCATGACCGAGGTCGCCGACATGCCGCCGCTGCCGCTGGACGTGCTGGTCGCCGCGCAGCGGGTCGGGTGCGTCCGGGTGGCCGTGGACGAGGCCGACCGGCCGGTCGCCTTCGTGGTGGTCGATCTCGTCGACGGCTGCGCGCACGTGCAGCAGCTCAGCGTCGACCCCGGGTACGCCCGGCGGGGGATCGGACGGCGGTTGCTCGACGAGGTGGCGGGTTGGGCGGCCGGCCAGGGCCGGCCGGCGCTGACGCTGACCACGTTCCGCAGCGTGCCGTGGAACGGGCCGTACTACGTGCGCTGCGGGTTCCGGGAGCTGACCGGGGCAGAGGTGACCCCGGGGCTGATCGGGTTGCTGGCGGCGGAGGCGGCGCTGGGACTGGACCCGGCCGACCGGATCGCGATGCGCCGGCCGGTCGGTTGA
- a CDS encoding multidrug efflux SMR transporter has translation MAYLFLFGAIAAEVIGTSLLKATDGFTRLWPTLGVAVAYLSSFGLLSLTVKEIPVGVAYAIWSGLGTAAIVGIGAVFLDEPLSAVKVIGAGLVIAGVVVLNLGGAH, from the coding sequence ATGGCGTACCTCTTCCTGTTCGGCGCGATCGCCGCCGAGGTGATCGGCACCAGCCTGCTCAAGGCCACCGACGGCTTCACCCGGCTCTGGCCCACCCTCGGTGTGGCGGTCGCCTACCTGTCGTCGTTCGGGCTGCTCTCCCTGACCGTCAAGGAGATCCCGGTCGGCGTCGCGTACGCGATCTGGTCGGGGCTGGGCACGGCGGCCATCGTGGGCATCGGCGCGGTCTTCCTCGACGAGCCGCTGAGCGCGGTCAAGGTGATCGGGGCGGGACTGGTCATCGCCGGGGTGGTGGTGCTGAACCTCGGTGGCGCGCACTAG
- a CDS encoding glycoside hydrolase family 9 protein, translated as MTLSRRRRTALAAATTLVLTGATAGVAHAEVPPDAPEQLQNGDFSAGVAPWFSYGTGPLAVTDGRLCTTVAGGLANPWDAGIGEDAVPLTAGAEYQLSFDVSATPGAAVKAVLQQGSAPYTAYASVDATATGTATHVTTTFTAPADNAGAQLVFQLGGNAAAQTFCLDNVSLRGGEAAPPYEPETGPRVRVNQVGYLPGGPKNATVVTTATDPLDWQLTSAAGAVVASGRTTPRGVDAASDQNVQTVDFSAFRTPGTGYRLTVDGETSHPFDISGTLYDRLRADSLQFFYAQRSGTPIDGDLIGAAYARPAGHLGVAPNQGDTDVPCQPGVCDYRLDVRGGWYDAGDHGKYVVNGGIATYQLLNAFERTKTAETAAAGAALGDATLRVPERGNKVPDVLDEARWELEFLLRMQVPAGQPLAGMAHHKIHDKAWTGLPLAPQDDPQPRELHPPSTAATLNLAAVAAQCARLFAPYDAAFAARCGKAAKTAYAAAKAHPAILASAADGTGGGAYEDDKVADEFYWAAVELWLTTGEKSYLTDLTASPLHTADVFDASGAFGWQSVGALGRLDLATVPNGLPAAEKTRVRASVTAAADRYLTALRAQAYGLPLPGDAASYVWGSNSNIVNNAVVLATAFDLTRDAKYRDGAVQTADYLLGRNALNMSYVTGWGEQNAHNQHSRIFAHQLDPALPNPPAGSLAGGANAGIQDPYAANLLAGCKPMFCYVDDINSYSTNEVAINWNSALAWLASFLADQGDAKAVPASTCAVTYTTHGSWPDGFTTQVTVRNTGTTAVDGWSLRWAFTGDQKVSSYWSAQVAQSGATVTAKNLSWNAKIAPGGTVTFGLNGATAGGPNPNPTLITLNNTACTLS; from the coding sequence GTGACCTTATCCCGACGTCGCCGCACGGCGCTCGCCGCGGCCACCACCCTGGTCCTCACCGGCGCCACCGCCGGCGTGGCCCACGCCGAGGTGCCACCGGACGCCCCGGAACAGCTCCAGAACGGTGACTTCAGCGCCGGCGTGGCGCCCTGGTTCTCGTACGGCACCGGACCGCTCGCGGTCACCGACGGCCGGCTCTGCACCACCGTGGCCGGCGGCCTGGCGAACCCGTGGGACGCGGGCATCGGCGAGGACGCCGTCCCGCTGACCGCCGGTGCCGAGTACCAGCTCTCCTTCGACGTCTCCGCCACCCCCGGGGCGGCCGTCAAGGCCGTGCTGCAACAGGGCAGCGCGCCCTACACCGCGTACGCCAGCGTCGACGCCACCGCGACCGGCACCGCCACCCACGTCACCACCACGTTCACCGCCCCCGCCGACAACGCCGGCGCCCAGCTCGTCTTCCAGCTCGGCGGCAACGCGGCGGCGCAGACCTTCTGCCTGGACAACGTCTCGCTCCGCGGTGGCGAGGCGGCCCCGCCGTACGAGCCGGAGACCGGGCCACGGGTCCGGGTCAACCAGGTCGGCTACCTGCCCGGCGGCCCGAAGAACGCCACCGTGGTCACCACCGCCACCGATCCGCTGGACTGGCAGCTCACCTCCGCCGCCGGTGCGGTGGTGGCCAGCGGCCGGACCACCCCGCGCGGCGTGGACGCGGCATCGGACCAGAACGTGCAGACCGTCGACTTCTCGGCGTTCCGCACCCCCGGCACCGGCTACCGGCTGACGGTCGACGGGGAGACCAGCCACCCGTTCGACATCTCCGGCACCCTCTACGACCGGCTGCGCGCCGACTCGCTCCAGTTCTTCTACGCCCAGCGCAGCGGCACCCCGATCGACGGCGACCTGATCGGCGCCGCGTACGCCCGCCCGGCCGGTCACCTCGGCGTGGCCCCCAACCAGGGCGACACCGACGTGCCGTGCCAGCCCGGCGTCTGCGACTACCGCCTCGACGTGCGCGGCGGCTGGTACGACGCCGGCGACCACGGCAAGTACGTGGTCAACGGCGGCATCGCCACCTACCAGCTGCTCAACGCCTTCGAGCGGACCAAGACCGCGGAGACCGCGGCGGCCGGCGCCGCACTGGGCGATGCGACGCTGCGGGTGCCCGAGCGCGGCAACAAGGTCCCCGACGTGCTCGACGAGGCCCGCTGGGAGCTGGAGTTCCTGCTGCGCATGCAGGTGCCCGCCGGCCAGCCGCTCGCCGGGATGGCCCACCACAAGATCCACGACAAGGCGTGGACCGGCCTGCCGCTCGCCCCGCAGGACGACCCGCAGCCCCGCGAGCTGCACCCGCCGTCCACCGCGGCCACCCTCAACCTGGCCGCCGTCGCGGCCCAGTGCGCCCGGCTGTTCGCCCCCTACGACGCGGCGTTCGCGGCCCGCTGCGGCAAGGCCGCGAAGACCGCCTACGCGGCGGCGAAGGCGCACCCGGCGATCCTCGCCAGCGCGGCAGACGGCACCGGCGGTGGCGCGTACGAGGACGACAAGGTCGCCGACGAGTTCTACTGGGCGGCCGTCGAACTCTGGCTGACCACCGGGGAGAAGAGCTACCTGACCGACCTGACCGCGTCCCCGCTGCACACCGCCGACGTCTTCGACGCCAGCGGCGCGTTCGGGTGGCAGAGCGTCGGCGCGCTGGGCCGGCTCGACCTGGCCACCGTGCCGAACGGGCTGCCGGCCGCCGAGAAGACCCGCGTCCGGGCCTCGGTGACCGCCGCCGCCGACCGCTACCTGACGGCGCTGCGCGCCCAGGCGTACGGGCTGCCGCTGCCGGGTGACGCGGCCAGCTATGTCTGGGGCAGCAACAGCAACATCGTCAACAACGCGGTCGTGCTGGCCACCGCGTTCGACCTGACCCGGGACGCGAAGTACCGGGACGGGGCGGTGCAGACCGCCGACTACCTGCTCGGCCGCAACGCGCTGAACATGTCGTACGTGACCGGCTGGGGCGAGCAGAACGCGCACAACCAGCACAGCCGGATCTTCGCCCACCAGTTGGACCCGGCCCTGCCGAACCCGCCGGCCGGCTCCCTCGCCGGTGGCGCCAACGCCGGCATCCAGGACCCGTACGCGGCGAACCTGCTGGCCGGCTGCAAGCCGATGTTCTGCTACGTGGACGACATCAACTCGTACTCGACCAACGAGGTGGCGATCAACTGGAACTCGGCGCTGGCCTGGCTCGCGTCGTTCCTCGCCGATCAGGGCGACGCGAAGGCGGTGCCGGCGTCGACCTGCGCGGTCACCTACACCACCCACGGCAGCTGGCCGGACGGCTTCACCACCCAGGTCACCGTCCGCAACACCGGCACGACGGCGGTGGACGGGTGGAGCCTGCGCTGGGCGTTCACCGGCGACCAGAAGGTGAGCAGCTACTGGTCGGCGCAGGTCGCCCAGTCCGGCGCCACGGTCACCGCGAAGAACCTCTCGTGGAACGCGAAGATCGCTCCCGGCGGCACGGTCACCTTCGGCCTGAACGGGGCGACGGCCGGCGGCCCCAACCCCAACCCCACCCTGATCACCCTCAACAACACCGCCTGCACCCTCTCCTGA
- a CDS encoding PP2C family serine/threonine-protein phosphatase, giving the protein MTLKLRSVGASDRGLIRSGNQDALHAGRWLVAVADGMGGMAAGDLASRIAIDAVGPLDLETPEDALVAALQSGIELATARIHQAVVEDPERQGMGTTLTALLFARTGSCLALAHVGDSRAYLFREGVLKQVTRDDTFVQMLVDQGLITADQAASHPRRAVVTQALQGEQVSPAYATMVPWAGDRWLLCSDGLSNVVRADTLAEVLAGYPDREACARKLIDLALHAGGPDNVTVVIADIVDE; this is encoded by the coding sequence ATGACCCTGAAGCTTCGTTCCGTGGGGGCGAGCGACCGTGGGCTGATCCGCAGCGGCAACCAGGACGCCCTCCACGCCGGCCGGTGGCTCGTCGCCGTCGCCGATGGCATGGGCGGCATGGCGGCCGGTGACCTGGCCAGCCGGATCGCCATCGACGCGGTCGGGCCGCTCGACCTGGAGACCCCCGAGGACGCGTTGGTCGCCGCCCTGCAGAGCGGGATCGAGCTGGCCACCGCGCGGATCCACCAGGCCGTCGTCGAGGACCCGGAACGCCAGGGCATGGGCACCACGCTGACCGCGCTGCTCTTCGCCCGTACCGGCAGCTGCCTGGCCCTGGCCCACGTCGGCGACTCCCGGGCCTATCTGTTCCGCGAGGGCGTGCTCAAGCAGGTCACCCGGGACGACACCTTCGTGCAGATGCTCGTCGACCAGGGCCTGATCACCGCCGACCAGGCCGCCAGCCACCCCCGCCGGGCGGTCGTGACGCAGGCGTTGCAGGGCGAGCAGGTGTCCCCGGCGTACGCGACGATGGTCCCCTGGGCCGGGGACCGCTGGCTGCTGTGCAGCGACGGCCTCTCCAACGTGGTCCGGGCCGACACCCTCGCCGAGGTGCTGGCCGGCTACCCCGACCGGGAGGCGTGCGCCCGGAAGCTGATCGACCTGGCCCTGCACGCCGGCGGCCCGGACAACGTCACCGTGGTGATCGCCGACATCGTCGACGAGTAG
- a CDS encoding SigB/SigF/SigG family RNA polymerase sigma factor: protein MTAQTVSEQAATTPSTTGKLDPRALTDSAADLLNAMAALPANHPSRAAMRDRAIEAWLPLANHLAHRYSGRGEPTDDLAQTAAVGLIKAIDKFDPSRGVDFAGYAIPTIIGELKRHFRDRTWDIRVPRRLQELRLAISDANSTLLQTLGRSPTVADIAAHLKLTEEEVLEGLEGARAYNAVSLSTPTGDGERATELGDMLGGEDSEFELAELRVALGPALATLDEREQKILTLRFYGNLTQSQIADQIGVSQMHVSRLLARALTKLRGQLDGTY from the coding sequence ATGACCGCGCAAACCGTCAGCGAGCAGGCGGCCACAACGCCGTCCACCACCGGGAAGCTGGATCCGCGCGCCCTCACCGACAGCGCCGCCGACCTGCTCAACGCGATGGCCGCGCTGCCCGCGAACCACCCGTCGCGCGCCGCCATGCGGGACAGGGCGATCGAGGCCTGGCTGCCGCTCGCCAACCACCTCGCCCACCGCTACAGCGGCCGGGGCGAGCCCACCGACGACCTCGCGCAGACCGCCGCCGTCGGCCTGATCAAGGCGATCGACAAGTTCGACCCGTCGCGCGGCGTCGACTTCGCCGGCTACGCCATCCCGACCATCATCGGCGAGCTCAAGCGGCACTTCCGCGACCGCACCTGGGACATCCGGGTGCCGCGTCGCCTCCAGGAGCTGCGGCTGGCCATCTCCGACGCCAACAGCACCCTGCTGCAGACGCTGGGCCGCTCGCCCACGGTCGCCGACATCGCCGCCCACCTCAAGCTCACCGAGGAAGAGGTCCTGGAGGGCCTGGAGGGCGCCCGCGCCTACAACGCGGTCTCGCTCTCCACCCCGACCGGCGACGGCGAGCGGGCGACCGAGCTGGGTGACATGCTCGGCGGTGAGGACAGCGAGTTCGAGCTGGCCGAGCTGCGGGTCGCGCTGGGACCGGCGCTGGCCACCCTCGACGAGCGTGAGCAGAAGATCCTCACCCTCCGCTTCTACGGCAACCTGACCCAGTCGCAGATCGCCGACCAGATCGGCGTCTCGCAGATGCACGTGTCCCGGCTGCTCGCCCGGGCGCTGACCAAGCTGCGGGGACAGCTCGACGGAACGTACTAG
- a CDS encoding phospholipase D-like domain-containing protein: protein MAMQDWFLTAAERANPVSELPVWTTGNLAEPLIHGAAYFDRLVREVEALQAGDHLFFTDWRGDPDQRMRPDGPTVTQLFAQAAQRGVVVKGLIWRSHLDALSYSESENRSLSEAICAAGGEVLLDQRVRRGGSHHQKLVVLRHPDAPERDIAFAGGIDLCHSRRDDADHAGDRQAVAMSPRYGPHPPWHDVQLAVRGPVVGALDTTFRERWTDPMPLDSENPLAYLRDRLRGSDLTPDPLPDQPADPPPCGPHRIQVLRTYPAVRPRYSFAPDGERTVARGYTKAVRRARKLIYLEDQYLWSSEVAELFAQALREHPELHLVAVVPRHPDVDGRLALPPNMVGREQALSLCQRAAPDRVHVFDVENHEGTPVYVHAKVCVVDDVWSSVGSDNFNRRSWTHDSELSCAVLDDTRDDRAPVDPAGLGDGARVFARDLRLRLWREHLDRDPDGAEDHDLLDPVAAVKAITDAAEALQRWHDGGRVGPRPPGRLRPHRPERLPWLTRVWALPAYRLVYDPDGRPLRARRAGTW, encoded by the coding sequence GTGGCGATGCAGGACTGGTTCCTGACCGCAGCAGAACGCGCCAACCCGGTCTCAGAGTTACCCGTCTGGACGACGGGAAACCTCGCCGAGCCGTTGATTCACGGCGCGGCGTACTTCGACCGCCTGGTCCGCGAGGTCGAGGCGTTGCAGGCCGGCGACCACCTGTTCTTCACCGACTGGCGGGGCGACCCCGACCAGCGGATGCGGCCGGACGGGCCGACCGTCACGCAGCTCTTCGCGCAGGCCGCCCAGCGTGGGGTGGTGGTGAAGGGCCTGATCTGGCGCTCCCACCTCGACGCGCTCTCCTACAGCGAGTCGGAGAACCGCAGCCTCAGCGAGGCGATCTGCGCGGCCGGCGGGGAGGTGCTGCTCGACCAGCGGGTGCGGCGCGGCGGCTCGCACCACCAGAAGCTGGTGGTGCTGCGCCACCCCGACGCCCCGGAGCGGGACATCGCCTTCGCCGGCGGGATCGACCTGTGCCACAGCCGGCGGGACGACGCCGACCACGCCGGCGACCGCCAGGCCGTCGCCATGTCGCCCCGGTACGGCCCGCACCCGCCCTGGCACGACGTGCAGCTCGCCGTCCGCGGCCCGGTGGTCGGGGCGCTGGACACCACCTTCCGCGAGCGGTGGACCGACCCGATGCCGCTGGACTCGGAGAACCCCCTCGCCTACCTGCGGGACCGGCTGCGCGGGTCGGACCTGACCCCGGACCCGCTGCCCGACCAGCCGGCCGATCCGCCGCCCTGCGGCCCGCACCGGATCCAGGTGCTGCGCACCTACCCGGCGGTCCGGCCCCGCTACTCCTTCGCCCCGGACGGCGAGCGGACCGTGGCGCGGGGCTACACGAAGGCGGTCCGCCGGGCCCGGAAGCTGATCTACCTGGAGGACCAGTACCTCTGGTCCAGCGAGGTGGCCGAACTCTTCGCGCAGGCGTTGCGGGAGCACCCGGAGCTGCACCTGGTCGCCGTGGTGCCGCGCCACCCGGACGTGGACGGCCGGCTGGCCCTGCCGCCGAACATGGTGGGGCGGGAGCAGGCGCTCTCGCTCTGCCAGCGGGCCGCCCCGGACCGGGTGCACGTCTTCGACGTGGAGAACCACGAGGGCACGCCGGTCTATGTGCACGCCAAGGTGTGCGTGGTCGACGACGTCTGGTCGAGCGTGGGCAGCGACAACTTCAACCGCCGGTCCTGGACGCACGACAGCGAGCTGTCCTGCGCGGTGCTGGACGACACCCGTGACGACCGGGCCCCCGTCGACCCGGCCGGACTGGGCGACGGGGCCCGGGTCTTCGCCCGCGACCTGCGGTTGCGACTGTGGCGCGAGCACCTCGACCGCGACCCGGACGGCGCCGAGGACCACGACCTGCTCGACCCGGTCGCCGCGGTCAAGGCGATCACCGACGCGGCGGAGGCGTTGCAGCGGTGGCACGATGGGGGGCGGGTCGGGCCCCGGCCACCGGGGCGGCTGCGACCGCACCGGCCGGAGCGGTTGCCCTGGCTCACCCGCGTCTGGGCGCTACCGGCGTACCGGCTGGTCTACGACCCGGACGGCAGGCCGCTGCGGGCCCGGCGCGCCGGGACCTGGTGA
- a CDS encoding pirin family protein, producing the protein MPAITVDDVLVLPRLPRLDESTTFRPVRRLTTAPSGYEGEGFPVRRAFAGVPLTELDPFIHLDQMGEVDYAPGEPKGTPWHPHRGFETVTYMIDGIMDHQDSLGGGGTITDGDTQWMTAASGLLHIEAPPEHLVASGGLFHGLQLWVNLPRVAKMNPPRYQDIRGKESALLTTPDGGALIRVIAGEVAGHRGPGSTHTPITITHVTLQPGAELDLPWRPDFNALVYVLAGRGTVGTDRRPIHLGQLAVHGPGDALRVTADAQQDGNTPTLELYIMGGQPIREPVAHYGPFVMNTRDELVQAFEDFKAGKLGVVPAERLPHTGGQDVRP; encoded by the coding sequence ATGCCCGCCATCACCGTCGACGACGTCCTCGTCCTGCCCCGCCTCCCCCGGCTCGACGAGTCCACCACCTTCCGGCCGGTCCGCCGGCTGACCACCGCGCCCAGCGGCTACGAGGGTGAGGGGTTCCCGGTCCGCCGGGCCTTCGCCGGCGTGCCGCTGACCGAGCTGGACCCGTTCATCCACCTCGACCAGATGGGCGAGGTGGACTATGCGCCGGGCGAGCCGAAGGGCACCCCCTGGCACCCGCACCGCGGCTTCGAGACGGTGACCTACATGATCGACGGGATCATGGACCACCAGGACTCGCTGGGCGGCGGTGGCACCATCACCGACGGCGACACCCAGTGGATGACGGCTGCCAGCGGCCTGCTGCACATCGAGGCGCCGCCGGAGCACCTGGTGGCCAGCGGGGGCCTCTTCCACGGCCTCCAGCTCTGGGTCAACCTGCCCCGGGTCGCCAAGATGAATCCGCCGCGCTACCAGGACATCCGCGGCAAGGAGTCGGCGCTGCTGACCACCCCCGACGGGGGCGCGCTGATCCGGGTCATCGCCGGTGAGGTCGCCGGGCACCGGGGGCCGGGCTCGACCCACACCCCGATCACCATCACCCACGTCACGCTCCAGCCCGGCGCCGAACTGGACCTGCCCTGGCGCCCGGACTTCAACGCGCTGGTCTACGTGCTGGCCGGCCGGGGCACCGTCGGCACCGACCGCCGGCCGATCCACCTCGGCCAGCTCGCGGTGCACGGGCCCGGCGACGCGCTGCGGGTGACCGCGGACGCCCAGCAGGACGGCAACACCCCGACCCTGGAGCTCTACATCATGGGCGGGCAGCCGATCCGGGAGCCGGTGGCGCACTACGGCCCGTTCGTGATGAACACCCGCGACGAGCTGGTCCAGGCGTTCGAGGACTTCAAGGCCGGCAAGCTCGGTGTGGTGCCGGCCGAGCGCCTGCCGCACACCGGCGGCCAGGACGTCCGTCCCTGA
- a CDS encoding MarR family winged helix-turn-helix transcriptional regulator — MTESLSPERTIAWRAYIESSQRLFTQLEEDLRTASELTFADYHVLVLLSEAPGQRLRMGELAGRLVFSPSRLTYQISSMQKRGLVARQSCPDDRRGSEAVLTAAGLLALREAAPHHLASVRTHLMDDLDDAEVACLTRVFERIGRRLRAARDVSSTPADN, encoded by the coding sequence GTGACCGAGAGCCTGAGCCCCGAGCGGACGATCGCCTGGCGGGCCTACATCGAGTCGAGCCAGCGGTTGTTCACGCAGCTCGAGGAGGACCTGCGCACCGCGAGCGAGCTGACCTTCGCCGACTACCACGTGCTGGTGCTGCTCTCCGAAGCACCGGGGCAGCGGCTGCGGATGGGCGAGCTGGCGGGTCGACTGGTCTTCTCACCGAGCCGGCTGACGTACCAGATCTCCTCGATGCAGAAGCGCGGCCTGGTCGCGCGGCAGTCGTGCCCGGACGACCGCCGGGGCAGCGAGGCGGTGCTCACCGCCGCCGGGCTGCTCGCCCTCCGGGAGGCCGCGCCGCACCACCTGGCGTCGGTGCGTACCCACCTCATGGACGACCTCGACGACGCCGAGGTCGCCTGCCTCACCCGGGTCTTCGAACGGATCGGCCGGCGCCTGCGCGCCGCCCGCGACGTGTCGTCCACCCCGGCCGACAACTAA
- a CDS encoding general stress protein, whose product MTRPSTSTTAWRPGMPGNDNLPSGPAGRPAAPSGDGHGPQAGPPSVTIGSYPDYPSAQRVVDYLADNRFPVERTAIVGTNLTLVETVMGRLTTGRAALIGAGTGAWFGLFIGLLFGIFTAGNWVAVILVGLVIGAIWGAVFGAVAHAMSGGQRDFTSASSLRAGQYAVTVDAGLAEQARQLLGRMHLTPTGATAR is encoded by the coding sequence ATGACCAGACCCTCGACCTCGACCACGGCCTGGCGACCCGGGATGCCGGGCAACGACAACCTCCCGTCCGGTCCGGCCGGCCGCCCGGCCGCGCCCAGCGGGGACGGCCACGGACCGCAGGCGGGTCCACCGAGCGTGACGATCGGGTCGTACCCGGACTATCCGTCGGCCCAGCGGGTGGTGGACTATCTCGCCGACAACCGGTTCCCGGTGGAACGCACGGCCATCGTGGGGACGAACCTGACCCTGGTGGAGACCGTGATGGGCCGACTGACGACCGGCCGGGCGGCCCTGATCGGCGCCGGTACGGGTGCCTGGTTCGGCCTGTTCATCGGCCTGCTGTTCGGCATCTTCACCGCCGGCAACTGGGTGGCGGTGATCCTGGTCGGGTTGGTGATCGGTGCGATCTGGGGCGCGGTGTTCGGCGCGGTGGCGCACGCGATGAGCGGGGGTCAACGCGACTTCACCTCGGCCAGTTCGCTGCGGGCCGGCCAGTACGCGGTGACCGTGGACGCCGGCCTGGCCGAGCAGGCGCGGCAACTGCTGGGTCGGATGCACCTCACCCCGACCGGCGCGACCGCCCGCTGA